A region from the Panicum hallii strain FIL2 chromosome 1, PHallii_v3.1, whole genome shotgun sequence genome encodes:
- the LOC112877472 gene encoding GTPase-activating protein GYP7-like isoform X3: protein MRLLACCYNDPEMQIDPDTVYPIRPDCRLDAPKTRFKPRAGLTLSPKRWKLLHNEEGVLDIAGVIKRVQRGGIHPTIKGEVWEFLLGCYDPKSTTEQRNQLRQQRRLEYEKLKTKCREMDTTVGSGRVITMPVITEDGQPIADPNADGGARPSSVGSEQQTTGAPLPKEVIQWKLTLHQIGLDVNRTDRVLVYYESQENLARLWDILSVYSWVDKDIGYCQGMSDLCSPISIILEHEADAFWCFERLMHRVVQSFGATCLLDGSKKAISTFWNKGSSRSWTQCTFGSFKTLQLMWSMEYNPNLFSMLESDTGTSKATTMDESVLRQCGKFERKNLQADKKDEEIPLSVFVVASVLEARNKKLLGEAKGLDDVVKILNEITGSLDAKKACREALQIHEKYLNTVKA, encoded by the exons ATGAGGCTCCTGGCGTGCTGCTACAATGATCCGGAGATGCAGATCGATCCGGACACCGTCTACCCCATCCGCCCCGACTGCCGCCTCGACGCGCCCAAGACGCGCTTCAAGCCCCGG GCTGGCCTGACGCTGAGCCCAAAGAGATGGAAGCTGCTCCATAATGAGGAAGGTGTCCTGGATATAGCTGGGGTGATCAAAAGAGTGCAACGTGGG GGCATCCACCCAACAATCAAAGGAGAAGTTTGGGAATTTTTGCTGGGTTGCTATGACCCTAAAAGCACTACTGAACAGCGCAACCAATTGCGACAGCAGCGAAG GTTGGAGTATGAGAAACTGAAGACAAAGTGCCGAGAAATGGACACAACAGTTGGTAGTGGAAGGGTAATTACTATGCCTGTAATAACAGAGGATGGTCAACCTATCGCAGACCCGAATGCAGATGGAGGGGCAAGACCTTCTTCAGTGGGTTCTGAACAGCAAACCACTGGTGCACCACTCCCCAAAGAAGTTATTCAATGGAAGCTAACTCTACATCAGATTG GTCTTGATGTTAATCGTACCGATCGTGTACTAGTTTATTATGAGAGTCAAGAGAACTTGGCAAGGTTGTGGGACATTCTATCAGTGTACTCATGGGTTGATAAAGACATCGGATATTGCCAGG GAATGAGTGATCTTTGTTCACCAATATCAATCATTCTGGAACATGAAGCAGATGCTTTTTGGTGTTTTGAACGTCTAATGCACAGGGTG GTACAGTCATTTGGAGCTACATGTTTACTGGACGGCTCAAAGAAAGCAATATCCACATTTTGGAATAAAG GGAGTTCTCGTTCGTGGACACAATGTACCTTTGGGAG CTTCAAaacgttgcagctcatgtggtcTATGGAGTACAATCCAAATCTCTTTTCAATGTTGGAGAGTGACACTGGCACATCCAAGGCAACCACAATGGATGAAAGTGTCCTAAGACAGTGTGGAAAGTTTGAGCGTAAAAATTTGCAGGCAGATAAGAAAGATGAGGAGATCCCTCTATCCGTATTTGTTGTTGCTAGTGTTCTGGAGGCTAGAAACAAGAAGTTACTGGGTGAGGCAAAAGGTCTAGACGATGTTGTCAag ATTCTAAACGAAATCACTGGTAGCCTGGATGCAAAAAAGGCATGCAGAGAAGCATTGCAGATTCATGAGAAGTACCTAAACACG GTAAAAGCGTAG
- the LOC112877438 gene encoding diphthine--ammonia ligase isoform X1, with translation MEVVALVSGGKDSCFAMMRCLDYGHKVVALANLIPLDDGVDELDSYMYQTVGHQIVVSYAKCMGLPLFRRRIRGSTRDQGLKYNVTAGDEVEDMFALLSEVKRQIPSISAVSSGAIASDYQRLRVESVCSRLGLVSLAYLWKQDQTLLLEEMIRRGIVAITVKVAALGLKPSSHLGKELAELKCHLLQMNESYGINVCGEGGEYETLTLDCPLFCNARIILDDYEVILHSADSIASVGILHPRAFHLEHKPDSSDTIGDGSVTQDISSCVYEVDEVITCTDEEKHTLNPAVDACTNKDLCISKTGKNLRSISCWIQDRSRDLEVGLKEDLIAVLSGIDNQLQEEGLGWVNVLYVHLYISNMKEFGLANEVYVSFITEKKCYLGVPSRSTIELPLVQVGLGKAYVEVLVSDELKKRVLHVQSISCWAPSCIGPYSQATLYGEILYMAGQLGLDPPTMKLCPGGATAELELALQNSEAVANAFSCSIYSSAIHFLVYCSAQLTSDEKDEVEQTLQSSYITRLDCSKTGLYPTVLYVFAPDLPKGARVEIKPILYVPTNDDGVATREMETGMTQPAPSQAWSAQYSDLHDSCCQIHTIDGRICSAVVSVTSDIASKICSTAGQLYHTEDNLKAMARFCAFQIVKILGDNKFSWDSITMLRFYYSVENSVAADAMSRAFSEAFTELAEDNSSLRTDESPCYNIVPVSGSGCSACTNNIITCELLASKH, from the exons atggaggtgGTGGCGCTGGTGAGCGGCGGCAAGGACAGCTGCTTCGCCATGATGCGATGTCTCGACTACGGCCACAAG GTTGTTGCTTTGGCTAATCTTATCCCCCTAGACGACGGCGTTGATGAGCTCGATAGCTACATGTACCAAACC GTTGGGCACCAGATTGTCGTGAGCTACGCGAAATGCATGGGCTTGCCTCTCTTCCGGAGGCGCATTCGTGGATCCACAAG GGATCAGGGCCTCAAATATAATGTTACGGCAGGAGATGAAGTGGAAGATATGTTTGCTCTGTTGAGCGAGGTTAAGCGGCAAATTCCATCCATCAGTGCGGTGTCGTCAGGTGCAATCGCGTCCGATTACCAGAGGCTCCGGGTTGAGAGTGTCTGCTCGAGGCTGGGCCTGGTCTCGCTAGCTTATTTATGGAAGCAGGATCAGACTTTGCTCCTAGAGGAAATG ATAAGAAGGGGCATTGTGGCAATAACTGTAAAG GTTGCTGCACTGGGGTTGAAACCTTCTTCCCACTTAGGTAAAGAACTGGCTGAACTTAAGTGTCATCTACTCCAAATGAATGA GAGTTATGGAATCAATGTCTGTGGTGAAGGTGGAGAATATGAAACACTAACTCTTGACTGCCCTCTCTTTTGT AATGCAAGAATTATTCTCGACGATTATGAAGTAATACTCCACTCTGCTGACTCCATTGCTTCTGTTGGAATTCTTCATCCACGTGCATTTCATCTTGAGCACAAGCCAGATTCATCTGATACAATTGGGGACGGTTCTGTCACTCAAGATATTTCTAGTTGTGTGTATGAGGTTGATGAAGTTATCACGTGCACTGATGAAGAAAAACACACCTTGAATCCAGCTGTTGATGCTTGCACCAATAAAGACCTATGCATCTCAAAGACAGGGAAGAATTTGCGTTCAATTAGCTGTTGGATTCAGGATCGCTCTAGAGATTTGGAAG TAGGCCTGAAGGAAGACCTCATAGCAGTTTTGAGCGGAATTGATAATCAGCTCCAGGAAGAAGGGTTAGGTTGGGTGAATGTTTTATATGTTCACCTCTACATTTCAAACATGAAGGAATTTGGATTGGCCAATGAAGTGTATGTCAGCTTCATTACAGAAAAGAAATGCTACCTGGGTGTTCCTTCACGCAGTACAATTGAATTGCCATTGGTTCAGGTTGGGTTGGGTAAAGCATATGTGGAAGTTCTAGTTTCAGATGAGTTGAAAAAGAGAGTCCTACATGTGCAGAGCATCTCCTGCTGGGCTCCTAGTTGCATTGGACCTTATAGCCAG GCAACACTTTATGGAGAGATTCTGTATATGGCTGGTCAGCTGGGGCTTGACCCTCCTACGATGAAGCTCTGTCCTGGTGGTGCAACAGCTGAACTAGAATTAGCACTACAAAATAGTGAAGCTGTGGCTAATGCCTTTAGTTGCTCTATCTATTCCTCAGCAATACACTTTCTGGTGTACTGCTCTGCACAGTTGACATCTGATGAGAAGGATGAAGTCGAACAGACATTGCAGAGTTCTTATATTACTCGTTTGGATTGCTCAAAAACTGGATTATATCCCACTGTTCTATATGTATTTGCACCAGATCTTCCAAAAGG AGCACGTGTGGAGATAAAACCTATTTTATATGTCCCCACCAATGATGATGGAGTTGCAACTAGAGAAATGGAGACTGGAATGACACAGCCAGCACCAAGCCAAGCATGGAGTGCACAATACTCTGACTTGCATGACTCATGTTGCCAGATCCACACAATTGATGGGAGAATTTGTTCTGCTGTGGTCTCAGTCACAAGTGATATTGCATCAAAGATATGTTCTACAGCCGGGCAGCTATACCACACGGAGGACAATTTGAaagctatggctagattttgtGCTTTCCAGATCGTGAAGATCCTGGGGGATAACAAATTTTCCTGGGACAGCATAACG ATGTTGAGGTTCTACTATTCGGTAGAAAACTCGGTGGCAGCAGATGCAATGTCCCGTGCATTTTCGGAGGCCTTCACTGAGCTTGCAGAAGACAACAGTTCCTTAAGAACCGATGAATCTCCATGCTACAACATCGTGCCGGTATCAGGTTCTGGTTGCTCTGCATGTACGAACAATATAATAACATGCGAGTTATTGGCCTCCAAACATTAG
- the LOC112877438 gene encoding diphthine--ammonia ligase isoform X2: protein MEVVALVSGGKDSCFAMMRCLDYGHKVVALANLIPLDDGVDELDSYMYQTVGHQIVVSYAKCMGLPLFRRRIRGSTRDQGLKYNVTAGDEVEDMFALLSEVKRQIPSISAVSSGAIASDYQRLRVESVCSRLGLVSLAYLWKQDQTLLLEEMIRRGIVAITVKVAALGLKPSSHLGKELAELKCHLLQMNESYGINVCGEGGEYETLTLDCPLFCNARIILDDYEVILHSADSIASVGILHPRAFHLEHKPDSSDTIGDGSVTQDISSCVYEVDEVITCTDEEKHTLNPAVDACTNKDLCISKTGKNLRSISCWIQDRSRDLEGLKEDLIAVLSGIDNQLQEEGLGWVNVLYVHLYISNMKEFGLANEVYVSFITEKKCYLGVPSRSTIELPLVQVGLGKAYVEVLVSDELKKRVLHVQSISCWAPSCIGPYSQATLYGEILYMAGQLGLDPPTMKLCPGGATAELELALQNSEAVANAFSCSIYSSAIHFLVYCSAQLTSDEKDEVEQTLQSSYITRLDCSKTGLYPTVLYVFAPDLPKGARVEIKPILYVPTNDDGVATREMETGMTQPAPSQAWSAQYSDLHDSCCQIHTIDGRICSAVVSVTSDIASKICSTAGQLYHTEDNLKAMARFCAFQIVKILGDNKFSWDSITMLRFYYSVENSVAADAMSRAFSEAFTELAEDNSSLRTDESPCYNIVPVSGSGCSACTNNIITCELLASKH, encoded by the exons atggaggtgGTGGCGCTGGTGAGCGGCGGCAAGGACAGCTGCTTCGCCATGATGCGATGTCTCGACTACGGCCACAAG GTTGTTGCTTTGGCTAATCTTATCCCCCTAGACGACGGCGTTGATGAGCTCGATAGCTACATGTACCAAACC GTTGGGCACCAGATTGTCGTGAGCTACGCGAAATGCATGGGCTTGCCTCTCTTCCGGAGGCGCATTCGTGGATCCACAAG GGATCAGGGCCTCAAATATAATGTTACGGCAGGAGATGAAGTGGAAGATATGTTTGCTCTGTTGAGCGAGGTTAAGCGGCAAATTCCATCCATCAGTGCGGTGTCGTCAGGTGCAATCGCGTCCGATTACCAGAGGCTCCGGGTTGAGAGTGTCTGCTCGAGGCTGGGCCTGGTCTCGCTAGCTTATTTATGGAAGCAGGATCAGACTTTGCTCCTAGAGGAAATG ATAAGAAGGGGCATTGTGGCAATAACTGTAAAG GTTGCTGCACTGGGGTTGAAACCTTCTTCCCACTTAGGTAAAGAACTGGCTGAACTTAAGTGTCATCTACTCCAAATGAATGA GAGTTATGGAATCAATGTCTGTGGTGAAGGTGGAGAATATGAAACACTAACTCTTGACTGCCCTCTCTTTTGT AATGCAAGAATTATTCTCGACGATTATGAAGTAATACTCCACTCTGCTGACTCCATTGCTTCTGTTGGAATTCTTCATCCACGTGCATTTCATCTTGAGCACAAGCCAGATTCATCTGATACAATTGGGGACGGTTCTGTCACTCAAGATATTTCTAGTTGTGTGTATGAGGTTGATGAAGTTATCACGTGCACTGATGAAGAAAAACACACCTTGAATCCAGCTGTTGATGCTTGCACCAATAAAGACCTATGCATCTCAAAGACAGGGAAGAATTTGCGTTCAATTAGCTGTTGGATTCAGGATCGCTCTAGAGATTTGGAAG GCCTGAAGGAAGACCTCATAGCAGTTTTGAGCGGAATTGATAATCAGCTCCAGGAAGAAGGGTTAGGTTGGGTGAATGTTTTATATGTTCACCTCTACATTTCAAACATGAAGGAATTTGGATTGGCCAATGAAGTGTATGTCAGCTTCATTACAGAAAAGAAATGCTACCTGGGTGTTCCTTCACGCAGTACAATTGAATTGCCATTGGTTCAGGTTGGGTTGGGTAAAGCATATGTGGAAGTTCTAGTTTCAGATGAGTTGAAAAAGAGAGTCCTACATGTGCAGAGCATCTCCTGCTGGGCTCCTAGTTGCATTGGACCTTATAGCCAG GCAACACTTTATGGAGAGATTCTGTATATGGCTGGTCAGCTGGGGCTTGACCCTCCTACGATGAAGCTCTGTCCTGGTGGTGCAACAGCTGAACTAGAATTAGCACTACAAAATAGTGAAGCTGTGGCTAATGCCTTTAGTTGCTCTATCTATTCCTCAGCAATACACTTTCTGGTGTACTGCTCTGCACAGTTGACATCTGATGAGAAGGATGAAGTCGAACAGACATTGCAGAGTTCTTATATTACTCGTTTGGATTGCTCAAAAACTGGATTATATCCCACTGTTCTATATGTATTTGCACCAGATCTTCCAAAAGG AGCACGTGTGGAGATAAAACCTATTTTATATGTCCCCACCAATGATGATGGAGTTGCAACTAGAGAAATGGAGACTGGAATGACACAGCCAGCACCAAGCCAAGCATGGAGTGCACAATACTCTGACTTGCATGACTCATGTTGCCAGATCCACACAATTGATGGGAGAATTTGTTCTGCTGTGGTCTCAGTCACAAGTGATATTGCATCAAAGATATGTTCTACAGCCGGGCAGCTATACCACACGGAGGACAATTTGAaagctatggctagattttgtGCTTTCCAGATCGTGAAGATCCTGGGGGATAACAAATTTTCCTGGGACAGCATAACG ATGTTGAGGTTCTACTATTCGGTAGAAAACTCGGTGGCAGCAGATGCAATGTCCCGTGCATTTTCGGAGGCCTTCACTGAGCTTGCAGAAGACAACAGTTCCTTAAGAACCGATGAATCTCCATGCTACAACATCGTGCCGGTATCAGGTTCTGGTTGCTCTGCATGTACGAACAATATAATAACATGCGAGTTATTGGCCTCCAAACATTAG
- the LOC112877472 gene encoding GTPase-activating protein GYP7-like isoform X2 → MRLLACCYNDPEMQIDPDTVYPIRPDCRLDAPKTRFKPRAGLTLSPKRWKLLHNEEGVLDIAGVIKRVQRGGIHPTIKGEVWEFLLGCYDPKSTTEQRNQLRQQRRLEYEKLKTKCREMDTTVGSGRVITMPVITEDGQPIADPNADGGARPSSVGSEQQTTGAPLPKEVIQWKLTLHQIGLDVNRTDRVLVYYESQENLARLWDILSVYSWVDKDIGYCQGMSDLCSPISIILEHEADAFWCFERLMHRVVQSFGATCLLDGSKKAISTFWNKGARSSRSWTQCTFGSFKTLQLMWSMEYNPNLFSMLESDTGTSKATTMDESVLRQCGKFERKNLQADKKDEEIPLSVFVVASVLEARNKKLLGEAKGLDDVVKILNEITGSLDAKKACREALQIHEKYLNTVKA, encoded by the exons ATGAGGCTCCTGGCGTGCTGCTACAATGATCCGGAGATGCAGATCGATCCGGACACCGTCTACCCCATCCGCCCCGACTGCCGCCTCGACGCGCCCAAGACGCGCTTCAAGCCCCGG GCTGGCCTGACGCTGAGCCCAAAGAGATGGAAGCTGCTCCATAATGAGGAAGGTGTCCTGGATATAGCTGGGGTGATCAAAAGAGTGCAACGTGGG GGCATCCACCCAACAATCAAAGGAGAAGTTTGGGAATTTTTGCTGGGTTGCTATGACCCTAAAAGCACTACTGAACAGCGCAACCAATTGCGACAGCAGCGAAG GTTGGAGTATGAGAAACTGAAGACAAAGTGCCGAGAAATGGACACAACAGTTGGTAGTGGAAGGGTAATTACTATGCCTGTAATAACAGAGGATGGTCAACCTATCGCAGACCCGAATGCAGATGGAGGGGCAAGACCTTCTTCAGTGGGTTCTGAACAGCAAACCACTGGTGCACCACTCCCCAAAGAAGTTATTCAATGGAAGCTAACTCTACATCAGATTG GTCTTGATGTTAATCGTACCGATCGTGTACTAGTTTATTATGAGAGTCAAGAGAACTTGGCAAGGTTGTGGGACATTCTATCAGTGTACTCATGGGTTGATAAAGACATCGGATATTGCCAGG GAATGAGTGATCTTTGTTCACCAATATCAATCATTCTGGAACATGAAGCAGATGCTTTTTGGTGTTTTGAACGTCTAATGCACAGGGTG GTACAGTCATTTGGAGCTACATGTTTACTGGACGGCTCAAAGAAAGCAATATCCACATTTTGGAATAAAGGTGCAA GGAGTTCTCGTTCGTGGACACAATGTACCTTTGGGAG CTTCAAaacgttgcagctcatgtggtcTATGGAGTACAATCCAAATCTCTTTTCAATGTTGGAGAGTGACACTGGCACATCCAAGGCAACCACAATGGATGAAAGTGTCCTAAGACAGTGTGGAAAGTTTGAGCGTAAAAATTTGCAGGCAGATAAGAAAGATGAGGAGATCCCTCTATCCGTATTTGTTGTTGCTAGTGTTCTGGAGGCTAGAAACAAGAAGTTACTGGGTGAGGCAAAAGGTCTAGACGATGTTGTCAag ATTCTAAACGAAATCACTGGTAGCCTGGATGCAAAAAAGGCATGCAGAGAAGCATTGCAGATTCATGAGAAGTACCTAAACACG GTAAAAGCGTAG
- the LOC112877472 gene encoding TBC1 domain family member 15-like isoform X1 — protein MRLLACCYNDPEMQIDPDTVYPIRPDCRLDAPKTRFKPRAGLTLSPKRWKLLHNEEGVLDIAGVIKRVQRGGIHPTIKGEVWEFLLGCYDPKSTTEQRNQLRQQRRLEYEKLKTKCREMDTTVGSGRVITMPVITEDGQPIADPNADGGARPSSVGSEQQTTGAPLPKEVIQWKLTLHQIGLDVNRTDRVLVYYESQENLARLWDILSVYSWVDKDIGYCQGMSDLCSPISIILEHEADAFWCFERLMHRVRRNFQSTSTSIGVRAQLTTLSTIMKSVDPKLHEHLENLDGGEYLFAFRMLMVLFRREFSFVDTMYLWELMWSMEYNPNLFSMLESDTGTSKATTMDESVLRQCGKFERKNLQADKKDEEIPLSVFVVASVLEARNKKLLGEAKGLDDVVKILNEITGSLDAKKACREALQIHEKYLNTVKA, from the exons ATGAGGCTCCTGGCGTGCTGCTACAATGATCCGGAGATGCAGATCGATCCGGACACCGTCTACCCCATCCGCCCCGACTGCCGCCTCGACGCGCCCAAGACGCGCTTCAAGCCCCGG GCTGGCCTGACGCTGAGCCCAAAGAGATGGAAGCTGCTCCATAATGAGGAAGGTGTCCTGGATATAGCTGGGGTGATCAAAAGAGTGCAACGTGGG GGCATCCACCCAACAATCAAAGGAGAAGTTTGGGAATTTTTGCTGGGTTGCTATGACCCTAAAAGCACTACTGAACAGCGCAACCAATTGCGACAGCAGCGAAG GTTGGAGTATGAGAAACTGAAGACAAAGTGCCGAGAAATGGACACAACAGTTGGTAGTGGAAGGGTAATTACTATGCCTGTAATAACAGAGGATGGTCAACCTATCGCAGACCCGAATGCAGATGGAGGGGCAAGACCTTCTTCAGTGGGTTCTGAACAGCAAACCACTGGTGCACCACTCCCCAAAGAAGTTATTCAATGGAAGCTAACTCTACATCAGATTG GTCTTGATGTTAATCGTACCGATCGTGTACTAGTTTATTATGAGAGTCAAGAGAACTTGGCAAGGTTGTGGGACATTCTATCAGTGTACTCATGGGTTGATAAAGACATCGGATATTGCCAGG GAATGAGTGATCTTTGTTCACCAATATCAATCATTCTGGAACATGAAGCAGATGCTTTTTGGTGTTTTGAACGTCTAATGCACAGGGTG CGAAGAAATTTCCAAAGTACTTCTACTTCCATTGGAGTTCGAGCTCAGCTAACTACCTTATCAACCATAATGAAATCTGTTGATCCAAAGCTACATGAACATTTAG AAAATCTTGATGGAGGGGAATACTTATTTGCCTTCCGAATGCTGATGGTTCTTTTCCGTAGGGAGTTCTCGTTCGTGGACACAATGTACCTTTGGGAG ctcatgtggtcTATGGAGTACAATCCAAATCTCTTTTCAATGTTGGAGAGTGACACTGGCACATCCAAGGCAACCACAATGGATGAAAGTGTCCTAAGACAGTGTGGAAAGTTTGAGCGTAAAAATTTGCAGGCAGATAAGAAAGATGAGGAGATCCCTCTATCCGTATTTGTTGTTGCTAGTGTTCTGGAGGCTAGAAACAAGAAGTTACTGGGTGAGGCAAAAGGTCTAGACGATGTTGTCAag ATTCTAAACGAAATCACTGGTAGCCTGGATGCAAAAAAGGCATGCAGAGAAGCATTGCAGATTCATGAGAAGTACCTAAACACG GTAAAAGCGTAG